The Leishmania mexicana MHOM/GT/2001/U1103 complete genome, chromosome 31 DNA segment TTGAAGTGCAGGAAGAGTCAGTTGCCATGGGTGCATACCCATCAAGCCAAGAGACGGAGATTGACAGGCCATCAGAGTtaagaaagggagagagtcACCAACGAGTGCTGTTCTCGGCGGGAgagcacgaaaaaaaaagaccgCGCTGGTGCGTACGCCGTCGTGAGTCTTTTGCCCACAGGCTGCTCCCTCCTCAAAGTCGCGACTCTGGCGTCATGCAatgtgcacctgctgcgaCAAGCCATGTATGCCTTGCGGCCAGTATCCAAAAcgtggaggaagaggggggaggacaGCGTGGTTTgatgcagcgacgcggcgcagaggTCTTTCACTCACAtcttttttgttgctgttggtAGCATTTTCTTTTTGGTTCAACTGGTGCCGTGCATATGCTTCTGTTGGGCTGAAAATAAAAGGCCGACGCCTCttacagagagggagagacgcgtACGTCAGACACGGCTTTCGTTGACCGCGAGCTCCTCATACACGCCCGCCGACCCAGTCCCGCACACAGCCACGTTCGCCACAGCGCCGATTCATAAGTGAAACGCGCAACGCGCACGTGTTCTCTATGGTATCCTTCTATAATCCCTTCCTCGAGAAAGCGGCGAGCACACGACACGAAAACAGGCGTGGTCTGCCAGACCCCAGTGAGACCTGACAGGTGAGGAGGGGTGCACGAAGCGGACAAGGATCGCGTGCCTCTGCAGGGCCTGCCCATATCTGCCCGCGTTCCCTTCACTTTCCCAAGTACCTATGCGCTGTAGATGTGCAGGACACCGCACGCGACACCGTTTctggaggtggcgccgcgccgcaaTACGACGTCCGTGTTCGGAATCGTCACCTCCGCCACACGGAGCTCAAACTTTGGGGACGAGCGCGTCGACCAAACCTCCTGGTTCACAACCAGGACGCCAGAAGCGCTGTCCGCGCTGTCGatgtcggcgccgtcgaccTCCTCGCTCTGGTGCGTCACGGTAGCAAACTGCGGgcgggtggaggggaggaacATAATGTGAGGCAGGCACTCCGTCTTCGATGAGGCCGTCGGCGTTGATGCAGTCACCGGGTCACGGGGTGTGGTCGCcgcatccccctcctcaccgtcACCGGCTGCGTCCTCCAGTTTCACCCGCTTCACCTTGTGCTTCAGCCACTCCGCCACGTCGGTAGACGGCTGTTCCGCAACACTAAACACAGCTTCCCAACCACGTGAGGAGCTGGCGCTCGACGTGCTCGTGGTGGCATCCCCGCGGTCGGCATCGCCATGGCGACCGCCTTTTGCAGTAGTATTGCTCgtcaacgcagcagcagcgggcttGATCTCAAGCAGCTCGTTTTGCGACGGCACGTAGTCCATTCGCAGGTGAGGGAGATGCTTTAGATCCGCCGTCGTCACAGGTAAGCTGTAGAGCGGGACATACAGGCGCCCGTTCACCAAGGCCTCTACGACGCGTCGTAGGCTACCCTCGGCAGTCGGCCACCGCTCGACCATGCGCTCACGCATGCCGCCCACGACATCCTCGTTGCATACGCTGACGTGCACCCCATTCACCGACAGCCGACACGGGTTCGAGCGAATGAGGATGTCGTCTGTGTCCGCGATCGCGTACATGGTGGTAGGGAGCACAGGGATTTGGGTGACGTCACCCCTATGCGACACGAGCAGCACCTTCATATGTGTCAAAAGCGGCCGCGTAGAGTAGTAATTCTTCAGCGTCTCCTCCAGCGTGTCCACAAAGCTCTCCATCACCTCGTTGAAGGTGGCGCCtagcgacggcagcagctcgcgctcAAACTCGCTGGCAAAGGGGAGGATAAAAGGGCCACCGATAATCAGCACATCCGCACCGCGGTGCAGCGCTTGGGAGGTGaccgtgcgcagcagccccgaCACGTCGCGCCGTGGGAACGGCCCACTGCAGAAGTGGATgcgcacgccagcgccgctgacATCGGCCAGGGCGCCGGCACCCGAAGTCGATGTCACGGTCGCAGACAGCAGTGGTCGGTCCACTCGCCATGGCAGCGTCGGCCGCGATGGCAAAACGAACTCGCGCACGAGAACGCCCGTGAGAACGCCGCGGGCACTGCGCTGAAACGGGTCGCCGATGATGCCGACAGCCATACCGGGATGAAGACCTGTGAACCATGACGCCTGCCGCGTGTAGAGCGAAAGGCGAGTGCCATCaccggccgccgcctcctcgtcagcCTCGGCGGCCGTCCCTGGCGTTTCCTCCCCGGCCTCACCTATCGCCGATGTCGCTGCCATCCCTGTAGAGGGCcgggcggtgctgccctcCAGTCTACCTGATGTTCGCGCACAGAAGCCAGCGTGCGATGCATCCTGAAGGAGGGAAAAGAACGCGCCTGTCGTGCGATCTGCTTGCGCCATTGCCTGCAGAGCACGAATGTAGCACTCATCGTCATCCATGTCCCGCACCACGTAGAACTCCCACGGTGCCTGCTGGGTTGCCGCACTCACCGCCGACGGATCCTGCACTTGTGTCAGGATGCCAACAGCGCGGAACAAGGGCCCACCGGAGGCAACTGGCGCACCTCCTGCCAGGGGGACCATTCCGTCCGCGTCATCATCATCTTCCAGCTCTGTCTCCACCACTGTACCCCGGCAGgtgccctcctcctgtgtCTTCACGAGTCCTCGCCAGAGAGGCACGCGGTATAGCATCTCCTTGTAGAAGTCAATCACGTGCCTTCGAATCGTCGGCGCGGACTTGTCTTGGAGGCCGCAGTAGGAGGAGCTCCTGAAGTTGGCGGTGTTACGCGCCTCCACCGTGACAAGGGCAGAGCTgccagcgctgcgctgctgtggcgtgAGCAGTGGCTTCTCCAGTCGCGCTGGTGGGTGCTCGAGACCAAGAAGAAGATTCAAGTTGGCCGCAGCCTTCCAGTTGCCCTCCACTTGCATTGTTGGCCAGGCAGTGCGTTTCTggcaggaggagaagaggctGCAAATACCCGAAGCGAACACGAGAGGAAGGGTGCGTCGTCCGAGGCCGATGCAGAAAAGCAGAAGGCACACACAGCTGAGCCGCCGGTACGTGAAGTAGGTGTGGCACTTCAGTGGTGTGGCGGATACAGGTCGCAGACTATAAATAAAGGAGTGATGGAGGAAAaagcggggggtggggggcagCTGAAAAGTGGTAGAAGGCCTGCCAATGTGGGAATGACAGATCAAAGCGAGCGGCGTAGGGTAAGTCGTGTACACGCTTacgagagaaaaaaaagagggctGGAGGAAAGCTTCTCCTCACGCGCTTGCAGCcgcgcgccggcagcgccgatggCGATCCCTGACGTGATGAAAACCCACGAACCAACTCATCTTGACGCTAAAGCCCCTTGAACCTTCTCCGTGGCACGCAtaaaaggaggagggcagaaTCATGCGCTCGTTCGGCATCATTGCCATGCCCAGTGTCGGCAGGCTGAATAATTCACGTCGTGCGCGGTTCTCCGCTGCGGGTGTGAGCTGACGCCgttcccccttctcttcagTATACCTCGCTTGTGTTCCGAAACCCAGCACACAGTTGAGAAGACATAGGTGACAAGCTTCACCGTTGGTTTGGGCGCAGGGAAGAAAGCGAGGCGTCAGTAGGATGCCGTAAAGCGTAGAAGAAGAGTGCGGGGTCGCCAAGAGAAACCAGCCCAAACGTCTGCCGAGCACAGACACCACTGCTGTTTTCTGTCGCCATCCCAACaccttcctctctccacaAGACTTCGAGGCATTcacggacgcacacacggcaAAGGTACACTACAACAGAACAACACAAAAGgaatacacacacaagggtcgagcgcagagagaagaaaaacggGCCCAACAAAGAATGGCTTCGACGTGACGGCAAACACCGAGGCCAATCTCTTGTCCAGGATACACGAAGGATACGGTGGCGACCTAGAAGCTCGCGGTGAATGACAGAGACGGCGGAGTGAAACGAAATAGAAAAGCGGCCCCGCTGCCTTGAAATTTTCGCTTTCATTTCTCGTCACCCATAAACAGGCACCAATACGAGCCTACTGCATCTGCTCCGCTCTCGTCCCACTAGGAGCAGGGTGTGTGCACGCAGAATTGCCCAGGGCACGCAcagaccccccccctctcttcctcaccCCGCTCCGCCACTATCGACCGAGTCGGTAGGACGCGCCTTGCAGTTGCTTGCCAATGAGAGCCGCCCATGTGCACGGTCGCCTACTAAGGCGCGCGCAAGGAGAGTCCTTACACTACCAGCGTCCTTGGCCACGGTGCTGCCTTAAAACTGATGAACGTGGGCAGCTACACTTCCACCATGAAAGCGCTAATATCTTGGTCGAGGTTCCGCTCCTTGGCATGGTAGGCGTCACCCCACGTACCATGCATCGAGACCGCCTGCTGGATGTAGCGCTCAGCGTCGTCGAGGGACTTCGCCTTGTGGGCactgacggcggcgaggttCACCAGTGTGGCCTCATCGTTGGAGCGGACGGCTAGCGCGTCGAGCAGCGAGCGCTCCGCCGCGTCGTAGTCCTTGAGACCCATGTGCGCGAGGGCCATCAAGTTCGACACCATGATGCTCTGGCCacaccgcagctgcacctccttgAAGGCGGATACGGCCGCGTCATAGTTGGCCGCGTGCACGTCAGACGCAGCCTGATGGAGGGAAACAATGCCGCTGTACAGTATGGTCACGATCGCCTCGCTGTCCACCTGCTCCATGCGCTTCACCTCTTTCGCCGCCTCATCTGGCCGAttcagccgcagcagtgcctcTATCGCCACACCGTGCAGCTCCACCGTGTAGCGCCTGACCAGCGACCCCTCCGGAGTGGGCAACTCGCCGAGCCACTTCTTTGCCAGCGTCAGGGCCCCGATGACGTCTTGCTGGTAGAACAGGGCTGTGGCAGCGAATACGGCCTTGTAGACAGcatccgccgccaccgtctccGCATCGCTCTGTAGACGCTGCGTGACGTTCGTGACCGGATCGGAGAGGGCACCGTAGTCGCGCATAGCGCAAATCAGCTCTGCCCACGTGTGAATCGTCACGAGCAGCGGGTTTCTCTCCGAGCGAAGCTGACTGATAACGGCGTCGACTTGGCCGAGACCAATCTGCCCCAGAGCGATCACCGCGTTCTTCTCCGCATTGAAGGCGGCCACATCAACCGGCCTGCTCGACAGAGCGCGCGCAGTGCTGCCATCAGCGATGGCCTGATGGTAGTTGCCCACCACGAGGGCGTTGCGCACGTCAAAGAGGACGTCTGTCATTTGGCTGAGCCTTGTGCTTGCTGAAGCCCGTGATGAGACTTTCGTAGCTCCCTCTGTTCTCTCTCGAGCTCGCTAGCCTGCCAGAGATGGTTTGCGGTTCGcggttttccttttttttggtggggaggaggggaagtCGGCACGTGTGGGGAATGAGCGAGCTTTGAGTTCTGCCGACGCGTGCGAGGGCCCCAAAACAAAGCACCGAAGAGAAAGAGTAGGAAAGGTACACAATGACTGGATagcagcggagggggagggctcCCGCCGGCGGTATGGAAATATTACTTTTCTttgtggagaggggggaggggactgGAATCTCTCCTGCTATAGAATGCTGATATGGGCGGCCGTCTGTTtgattttttcttttcgtgtCGTTCGCGTCGAACAGCGTATCGcggcatgtgcgtgtgtggcagAGTCGCGTGGCAGTGCGAGTTGATGGGATTACCAAGACGGCACACAGAGGAGAACGCGTACGTGTACGGTGTATGTGAGCGTTGCCAGAGAAGTGCCAACATTCCAAGAGTGATGGGAAAGCCAAAAGATGGACAGTTCAGAACGGGGATGGCCCAATCGTGAGACGGCTGTTCGACacagtgggaggggggagataACGGCAGCCCTGAGG contains these protein-coding regions:
- a CDS encoding putative coatomer epsilon subunit — encoded protein: MTDVLFDVRNALVVGNYHQAIADGSTARALSSRPVDVAAFNAEKNAVIALGQIGLGQVDAVISQLRSERNPLLVTIHTWAELICAMRDYGALSDPVTNVTQRLQSDAETVAADAVYKAVFAATALFYQQDVIGALTLAKKWLGELPTPEGSLVRRYTVELHGVAIEALLRLNRPDEAAKEVKRMEQVDSEAIVTILYSGIVSLHQAASDVHAANYDAAVSAFKEVQLRCGQSIMVSNLMALAHMGLKDYDAAERSLLDALAVRSNDEATLVNLAAVSAHKAKSLDDAERYIQQAVSMHGTWGDAYHAKERNLDQDISAFMVEV